In one Alnus glutinosa chromosome 12, dhAlnGlut1.1, whole genome shotgun sequence genomic region, the following are encoded:
- the LOC133852457 gene encoding EPIDERMAL PATTERNING FACTOR-like protein 2 has product MGCSHSFISRRKLCCYAISLLFLFSSFTQLRLMAEGRAISAPFSQTVRDDKATLRAQIGSRPPRCERRCSSCGHCEAIQVPANPQEQNGHRNFTSLSNIAYARGADNSNYKPMSWKCKCGNFIFNP; this is encoded by the exons atggGGTGTAGTCACAGTTTCATTTCCAGACGTAAACTTTGCTGTTATgccatttctcttctctttctcttttcgaGCTTCACCCAGCTGAGACTCATGGCCGAAG GTAGAGCAATTTCCGCACCGTTTTCCCAG ACAGTAAGAGACGATAAGGCAACTTTGAGAGCTCAGATAGGATCGAGGCCTCCAAGGTGCGAGAGACGGTGCAGCTCATGTGGGCACTGTGAGGCTATTCAGGTCCCTGCAAATCCTCAAGAGCAAAATGGGCACAGAAACTTCACCAGTCtctcaaatattgcatatgcaAGAGGCGCTGACAATTCAAACTACAAGCCCATGAGTTGGAAATGCAAATGTGGGAACTTCATCTTCAACCCTTGA